The Anas platyrhynchos isolate ZD024472 breed Pekin duck chromosome 3, IASCAAS_PekinDuck_T2T, whole genome shotgun sequence genome includes a window with the following:
- the VSX1 gene encoding visual system homeobox 1, producing the protein MPGRGEPSGGRAVAAVPVPVAVPVAAAPSPAAMRSALPERAARPSQGGLRAKGFAITDLLGLEAELQPPPGAAPGPAGGYEGGGALGLGLGLLCGLAGPGAPCLLPAPLPLLPARGPRPGPPGPPPAPRRHKESVSDEDSLSGDASDLKMPASQIKRKKRRHRTVFTAHQLEELEKAFNEAHYPDVYAREMLAVKTELPEDRIQNRRAKWRKREKCWGRSSVMAEYGLYGAMVRHSIPLPESIINSAKSGLVGSCAPWLLGMHKKSMEVSRKAESQEKLADGWRAEPDEEELQGKQASSQRSSDKLSPTKNPEDTAIDLSRTAKHEKRSIPRQCINGDPATEQKDKDH; encoded by the exons ATgccgggccggggggagccgTCGGGGGGCCGGGCGGTGGCGGCGGTGCCGGTTCCCGTTGCGGTCCCGGTGGCGGCGGCCCCGAGCCCGGCGGCGATGCGCAGCGCCCTCCCCGAGCGGGCGGCGCGGCCGAGCCAAGGGGGGCTTCGGGCCAAGGGTTTCGCCATCACCgacctgctggggctggaggccgAGCTGCAgccgccccccggggccgcccccgggcCCGCAGGAGGCTACGAGGGCGGTGGGGCgctgggtttgggtttggggttgCTGTGTGGCTTGGCCGGGCCGGGAGCCCCCTGCTTGCTGCCCGCCCCCCTGCCGCTGCTCCCGGCTCGAGGACCACGACCGGGTCCCCCCGGGCCACCTCCAGCCCCCCGTCGCCACAAGGAGAGCGTGTCCG ATGAGGACAGCCTGTCCGGGGATGCCAGCGACCTGAAGATGCCGGCCTCGCAGatcaagaggaagaagaggcgGCACAG GACGGTGTTCACAGCCCaccagctggaggagctggaaaaGGCTTTCAACGAAGCTCACTACCCCGACGTCTACGCCAGGGAGATGCTGGCGGTGAAGACGGAGCTGCCGGAGGACAGGATACAG AACCGAAGAGCCAAGTGGCGGAAGAGGGAGAAGTGCTGGGGCCGGAGCAGCGTGATGGCCGAGTACGGGCTGTACGGCGCCATGGTGCGGCACTCCATCCCGCTGCCTGAGTCCATCATCAACTCCGCCAAGAGCGGGCTGGTGGGGTCCTGTGCCCCCTGGCTGCTGG GCATGCACAAAAAGTCGATGGAGGTGAGCAGGAAGGCAGAGAGCCAAGAGAAGCTGGCAGATGGCTGGCGAGCGGAGCCGGATGAGGAGGAACTCCAAGGGAAGCAGGCCAGTTCCCAGAGGAGCTCTGACAAACTTAGCCCCACAAAAAACCCTGAGGACACAGCCATTGACCTCTCCAGGACAGCCAAGCACGAGAAGAGGAGCATACCGAGGCAGTGCATCAACGGGGACCCTGCCACGGAGCAGAAGGACAAGGACCACTGA